Proteins encoded by one window of Lycium barbarum isolate Lr01 chromosome 11, ASM1917538v2, whole genome shotgun sequence:
- the LOC132616567 gene encoding probable WRKY transcription factor 4 isoform X1: protein MGEKLKAPSISTSSLSALTVPSRPPFESYFNSGNMPFFSPGPMTLVSSFSDSEYPSFSQLLAGAMASPLAKSQIPLPEDEEEKSLGYKQNRPMSLMVAQSTPFFTGFSPSGLLNSPGFLSPLQSPFGMSHQQALAHVTAQAAFSQSYLQTQAECHFSSQGTPAQVLGTSDPKESSLQPQLDTTPSDQQIKKVELPQVSQSDDKPVDRPASDGYNWRKYGQKMVKASECPRSYYKCTHLKCPVKKKVERSIDGHVTEITYKGHHNHELPEPNKRRRDSCAQDSSDCPKVNAEIEAHTEIEINGLNGALLAHSEQMSTEMASERPVPNECDKIEDTATATGKAHDDEPNVKRMKTTVETPILSSSSKAVSESKIVVQTRSEVDILDDGFKWRKYGQKVVKGNHHPRSYYRCTYPGCNVRKHVERASADPKSVITTYEGKHNHDIPIARNRSHSGAQDGSSRQLTEQEIATWRPSHHENVALHTNEIPVCRQLKEEQIAA from the exons ATGGGGGAGAAACTCAAAGCTCCATCAATTTCAACATCTTCACTTTCAGCACTAACAGTCCCATCTAGACCCCCTTTTGAATCATATTTTAATAGTGGAAATATGCCCTTTTTCAGTCCAGGTCCAATGACACTTGTGTCCTCCTTCTCCGATTCGGAGTACCCGTCTTTTTCACAGCTACTTGCTGGAGCTATGGCTTCTCCTTTAGCAAAATCACAAATCCCTTTGcctgaagatgaagaagaaaagaGTTTAGGGTATAAACAGAATAGACCCATGAGTTTAATGGTTGCTCAATCTACCCCTTTCTTTACTGGTTTTAGTCCTTCCGGTTTGCTTAATTCACCTGGATTTCTTTCCCCACTTCAG AGTCCTTTTGGAATGTCACACCAGCAGGCCCTAGCACATGTTACAGCACAGGCAGCATTTTCCCAATCTTACTTACAAACTCAAGCTGAATGCCATTTCTCCTCGCAAGGGACACCAGCACAAGTATTAGGGACATCTGACCCAAAAGAATCTTCTTTACAACCTCAACTAGATACTACGCCGTCAGACCAACAGATTAAGAAAGTTGAACTGCCACAGGTTTCTCAATCTGACGATAAGCCAGTCGATAGACCAGCTTCTGATGGTTACAATTGGAGGAAGTATGGGCAGAAGATGGTTAAAGCAAGTGAATGCCCTCGGAGCTACTATAAATGCACACATCTAAAATGTCCTGTCAAGAAGAAGGTTGAGCGATCCATTGATGGTCACGTAACTGAGATAACGTATAAAGGCCATCACAACCATGAACTCCCTGAACCAAACAAACGCAGAAGAGACAGTTGTGCTCAGGATAGTTCAGACTGTCCCAAAGTTAACGCTGAAATTGAAGCACATACTGAGATAGAAATCAACGGCTTAAATGGGGCTCTTCTTGCTCATTCTGAACAGATGTCTACTGAAATGGCATCTGAACGTCCTGTTCCAAATGAATGTGACAAAATTGAGGACACTGCAACAGCAACAGGCAAGGCACATGACGATGAACCAAATGTGAAGAGAAT GAAGACAACCGTTGAGACTCCTATTCTTTCTTCATCAAGTAAAGCGGTATCGGAATCCAAGATTGTTGTGCAGACAAGGAGTGAAGTAGACATTTTGGATGATGGGTTCAAGTGGCGTAAATATGGGCAGAAAGTGGTGAAGGGGAATCATCATCCGAG GAGTTATTATCGTTGCACATATCCTGGATGCAATGTTCGCAAACATGTTGAGAGGGCTTCAGCAGATCCTAAATCTGTCATAACAACATATGAAGGGAAACACAACCATGATATTCCCATTGCTAGAAACAGAAGCCATAGCGGGGCCCAAGATGGTAGTAGTCGTCAGTTGACCGAGCAAGAGATTGCAACTTGGAGGCCGTCACATCATGAAAATGTTGCTCTTCATACCAATGAAATACCAGTGTGTAGGCAGCTTAAAGAGGAACAGATTGCAGCATAA
- the LOC132616567 gene encoding probable WRKY transcription factor 4 isoform X2 has translation MGEKLKAPSVSPSSLSTLTIPPRAPFESYFNGGNMPFFSPGPMTLVSSFFSDSEYPSFSQLLAGAMASPLAKPQTLLAENEEEKRLGYKQNRPMSLMVSQSTPFFTGFGPGLLNSPGFLSPLQSPFGMSHQQALAHVTAQAAFSQSYLQTQAECHFSSQGTPAQVLGTSDPKESSLQPQLDTTPSDQQIKKVELPQVSQSDDKPVDRPASDGYNWRKYGQKMVKASECPRSYYKCTHLKCPVKKKVERSIDGHVTEITYKGHHNHELPEPNKRRRDSCAQDSSDCPKVNAEIEAHTEIEINGLNGALLAHSEQMSTEMASERPVPNECDKIEDTATATGKAHDDEPNVKRMKTTVETPILSSSSKAVSESKIVVQTRSEVDILDDGFKWRKYGQKVVKGNHHPRSYYRCTYPGCNVRKHVERASADPKSVITTYEGKHNHDIPIARNRSHSGAQDGSSRQLTEQEIATWRPSHHENVALHTNEIPVCRQLKEEQIAA, from the exons ATGGGGGAAAAATTGAAAGCTCCATCAGTTTCACCTTCTTCACTTTCAACACTAACAATCCCACCTAGAGCTCCTTTTGAATCATATTTTAATGGTGGAAATATGCCCTTTTTCAGTCCAGGTCCAATGACACTTGTCTCCTCCTTTTTCTCCGATTCCGAATACCCCTCTTTTTCACAGCTACTTGCTGGTGCTATGGCTTCTCCTTTAGCAAAACCACAAACCCTTTTGGCTGAAAATGAAGAAGAGAAGAGATTAGGGTATAAACAGAATAGACCCATGAGTTTAATGGTGTCTCAATCCACCCCTTTCTTTACTGGTTTTGGTCCTGGTTTGCTTAATTCACCTGGATTTCTTTCCCCACTTCAG AGTCCTTTTGGAATGTCACACCAGCAGGCCCTAGCACATGTTACAGCACAGGCAGCATTTTCCCAATCTTACTTACAAACTCAAGCTGAATGCCATTTCTCCTCGCAAGGGACACCAGCACAAGTATTAGGGACATCTGACCCAAAAGAATCTTCTTTACAACCTCAACTAGATACTACGCCGTCAGACCAACAGATTAAGAAAGTTGAACTGCCACAGGTTTCTCAATCTGACGATAAGCCAGTCGATAGACCAGCTTCTGATGGTTACAATTGGAGGAAGTATGGGCAGAAGATGGTTAAAGCAAGTGAATGCCCTCGGAGCTACTATAAATGCACACATCTAAAATGTCCTGTCAAGAAGAAGGTTGAGCGATCCATTGATGGTCACGTAACTGAGATAACGTATAAAGGCCATCACAACCATGAACTCCCTGAACCAAACAAACGCAGAAGAGACAGTTGTGCTCAGGATAGTTCAGACTGTCCCAAAGTTAACGCTGAAATTGAAGCACATACTGAGATAGAAATCAACGGCTTAAATGGGGCTCTTCTTGCTCATTCTGAACAGATGTCTACTGAAATGGCATCTGAACGTCCTGTTCCAAATGAATGTGACAAAATTGAGGACACTGCAACAGCAACAGGCAAGGCACATGACGATGAACCAAATGTGAAGAGAAT GAAGACAACCGTTGAGACTCCTATTCTTTCTTCATCAAGTAAAGCGGTATCGGAATCCAAGATTGTTGTGCAGACAAGGAGTGAAGTAGACATTTTGGATGATGGGTTCAAGTGGCGTAAATATGGGCAGAAAGTGGTGAAGGGGAATCATCATCCGAG GAGTTATTATCGTTGCACATATCCTGGATGCAATGTTCGCAAACATGTTGAGAGGGCTTCAGCAGATCCTAAATCTGTCATAACAACATATGAAGGGAAACACAACCATGATATTCCCATTGCTAGAAACAGAAGCCATAGCGGGGCCCAAGATGGTAGTAGTCGTCAGTTGACCGAGCAAGAGATTGCAACTTGGAGGCCGTCACATCATGAAAATGTTGCTCTTCATACCAATGAAATACCAGTGTGTAGGCAGCTTAAAGAGGAACAGATTGCAGCATAA